A genome region from Rickettsiales endosymbiont of Stachyamoeba lipophora includes the following:
- a CDS encoding YbhB/YbcL family Raf kinase inhibitor-like protein — MGFTIKSISFEHNGIIPQKFTCDGANISPELEWSSYPQEANSFVLIVDDPDAPNGVWDHFIAFNISKYINRIEENEIISTLANSAVIAKNSWNDHGYGPPCPPKGKEHRYYFKIYALDTMLDLSSNSTKAEILRAMDGHTIAQAALIGRYQK, encoded by the coding sequence ATGGGATTTACAATTAAAAGTATATCATTTGAGCATAATGGAATAATACCACAGAAGTTTACTTGCGATGGCGCTAATATCTCACCTGAACTTGAATGGTCATCCTATCCGCAAGAAGCTAATTCTTTTGTTTTAATTGTTGATGATCCGGATGCGCCAAACGGAGTATGGGATCATTTCATTGCTTTTAATATCTCAAAATATATTAATAGAATAGAAGAAAATGAGATAATCAGCACTTTAGCTAATTCTGCAGTAATAGCTAAAAATAGCTGGAATGATCATGGTTATGGTCCACCCTGCCCGCCAAAGGGTAAGGAACATAGATATTATTTTAAAATCTATGCTCTAGATACAATGCTAGATTTATCAAGTAACTCTACTAAAGCTGAAATATTAAGAGCTATGGATGGGCATACAATAGCCCAAGCGGCACTTATAGGGAGATATCAAAAGTAA
- a CDS encoding Dps family protein: protein MKKFIGLDADSISTSISVLSKILASTYIIYLKTQNFHWNVKGPNFIMLHELFGLQYKELADAIDNIAERISMLGHITPATTIEFNKLSTIKECELPFTANAMLQALSSDHELMIIELRNSITLLDNNMDEGTKDLLIERLQAHEKTCWMLASHLA, encoded by the coding sequence ATGAAAAAATTTATTGGATTAGATGCAGATAGTATCAGCACATCTATAAGCGTGCTATCTAAAATATTAGCTAGCACATATATTATTTATCTTAAAACACAAAATTTTCATTGGAATGTAAAAGGACCAAATTTTATAATGCTACATGAGCTCTTTGGCTTGCAATATAAGGAGCTGGCAGATGCTATTGATAATATTGCTGAGCGTATAAGTATGTTAGGACATATTACTCCAGCCACAACTATAGAATTTAATAAACTCTCTACAATAAAAGAGTGTGAATTACCCTTTACCGCCAATGCAATGCTGCAAGCCCTCTCCTCTGATCATGAATTAATGATAATTGAGTTAAGAAATTCAATTACATTGCTTGATAATAATATGGATGAAGGTACAAAAGATCTACTTATTGAAAGATTACAAGCTCATGAAAAAACATGTTGGATGCTAGCAAGCCATTTAGCATAA
- a CDS encoding ChaB family protein has translation MPYSTIADLPDNIKNNLPQHAQEIYLKSFNNAWEEYKDPSKRKTDESREEIAHKVAWSAVKKKYHKVGDHWEEK, from the coding sequence ATGCCTTACTCAACAATTGCTGATTTGCCGGATAACATTAAAAATAATTTACCTCAGCATGCACAAGAAATTTACTTGAAAAGCTTTAATAACGCTTGGGAGGAATATAAAGATCCGAGCAAAAGAAAAACCGATGAATCACGAGAGGAAATAGCCCATAAAGTGGCTTGGAGCGCTGTAAAGAAAAAATATCATAAGGTTGGAGATCATTGGGAAGAAAAATAG